A stretch of Fusarium poae strain DAOMC 252244 chromosome 2, whole genome shotgun sequence DNA encodes these proteins:
- a CDS encoding hypothetical protein (TransMembrane:14 (i64-89o101-120i132-149o155-177i189-208o220-242i275-296o302-324i344-364o384-404i411-430o436-464i471-498o551-570i)), with protein sequence MSLPNPVDSDTKVLHRVHEAYRDNPDNPDRDTEGSSSDGAVDADFQQGVQDIEAVTLVWSKTSLLVAFVLIWLVYFVQGLVGGISGALLPYVTSNFAMHSLTPTTSVMSSVIGGVTNLSIAKTLDIFGRPQGFMFCAVLATIGLIMSAACNNVEAYAASQVFYTVGINGVGYSLSVFIADTTSLRNRGLIQSICASANIITAWLGGPIANAFLDGPGWRWAFGMESILVPVVTVPLFGLFMFHYQRATKQGLIPNRESKGSLINATRYYAREFDLIGLLSLSAGVALFLLPFNLYTMQAKGFGSPMIICFFVFGILLLVIFGIWERFFAKLSFIPWRFLLDRTITGACILSFTIFFSYACWALYFTSILQVVNDLSVTNASYIVSTYTVASCLFAIFIGWLLSYTGNFKATTLYAALPLMTLGTGLMVYFRQPDQSVGYIIMSQLIIAAGSGSIMITAEIAILAAVSEQQYFAIAIALVSMFGSIGQAVGLTVSSAIWQDVIPRKLAEYLPAEDLPNLPIIAADIVTQLSFPVGSPTRLAIQHAYGDAHKLLFIAGTVVLALGFVGTAMWRNINIKGIKQTKGRVA encoded by the coding sequence ATGTCCCTCCCAAATCCGGTCGATTCCGACACCAAAGTTCTTCATCGAGTACACGAGGCCTACCGTGACAATCCAGACAATCCAGACAGAGATACCGAAGGCTCTTCCAGCGATGGTGCCGTTGACGCAGACTTCCAACAGGGCGTCCAGGATATCGAGGCCGTAACCCTCGTCTGGTCCAAGACTTCCCTTCTCGTCGCCTTTGTTTTGATATGGCTCGTTTACTTTGTACAAGGACTGGTGGGAGGAATCAGTGGTGCTTTGCTTCCTTATGTTACTTCCAACTTCGCCATGCACTCCCTTACGCCTACGACCAGCGTCATGAGTTCTGTCATAGGAGGAGTCACCAACTTGAGTATTGCAAAGACGCTCGACATCTTTGGTCGTCCTCAGGGCTTCATGTTCTGCGCTGTACTTGCTACCATCGGACTTATCATGTCAGCCGCTTGCAATAACGTCGAGGCCTACGCCGCATCCCAAGTCTTCTATACTGTCGGAATAAACGGTGTGGGTTACAGCCTCAGCGTTTTCATTGCCGACACTACTTCTCTCCGAAACAGAGGACTCATCCAGTCCATTTGCGCCTCCGCCAACATTATTACCGCCTGGCTGGGTGGTCCCATCGCCAATGCGTTTTTGGATGGTCCTGGCTGGAGATGGGCATTCGGTATGGAGAGTATTCTTGTACCAGTCGTCACTGTTCCCCTATTCGGCCTCTTCATGTTTCATTACCAGAGGGCCACTAAGCAAGGGCTTATTCCAAACAGAGAATCCAAGGGCTCTCTCATCAACGCAACCCGGTATTATGCCCGAGAATTTGATCTGATtggtcttctcagcctctCTGCTGGAGTAGCCCTCTTCCTACTACCTTTCAACCTCTATACGATGCAAGCAAAGGGATTTGGTTCCCCTATGATCATCTGTTTCTTCGTCTTTGGCATCCTTCTGCTCGTCATCTTCGGTATCTGGGAGAGGTTCTTTGCCAAGCTTTCGTTTATCCCATGGCGATTCCTGCTTGATCGCACTATCACTGGCGCTTGCATTCTTTCCTTCACTATATTCTTCAGCTATGCTTGCTGGGCTCTATACTTCACCTCAATCCTCCAAGTTGTGAATGACCTGAGCGTCACCAATGCAAGCTACATAGTATCCACCTACACAGTCGCCAGCTGCTTGTTTGCCATCTTTATCGGGTGGCTTCTATCGTACACTGGAAACTTCAAAGCTACCACCCTGTACGCCGCGCTTCCTCTTATGACACTTGGAACAGGCTTGATGGTCTACTTTCGTCAGCCAGACCAAAGTGTTGGTTATATCATCATGTCTCAGCTTATCATAGCTGCTGGTAGTGGTTCTATCATGATCACCGCCGAGATTGCTATTCTTGCTGCTGTCAGCGAACAACAATACTTTGCCATCGCCATTGCTTTGGTATCAATGTTTGGGAGCATCGGACAGGCGGTTGGCTTAACAGTTTCCTCGGCAATTTGGCAAGACGTCATTCCAAGAAAGCTAGCAGAGTATCTACCAGCAGAGGATCTTCCAAATCTTCCAATCATCGCTGCGGACATTGTTACTCAACTTTCTTTCCCAGTTGGCTCGCCTACCCGACTGGCGATTCAGCATGCTTACGGAGACGCTCACAAGCTCCTGTTCATTGCCGGTACGGTGGTCTTGGCTCTTGGTTTTGTCGGAACTGCGATGTGGAGAAATATCAACATTAAAGGTATCAAGCAGACTAAGGGACGTGTGGCTTGA
- a CDS encoding hypothetical protein (MEROPS:MER0033237~CAZy:CE10), which produces MNYPYPYSQAAELDKRIQIPRPCYDAALAPMLDYASLPEEFSLDLMRGVAAGEQECPHGSHTYNAESVLKDQPHLTHAEHVVTGPDNNDVILSVFTPKEKAKSPRPALYHIHGGGMVSGDRFTALTQVIDLLAGIDCVVVSVEHRLAPETRAPGPAEDCYAGLVWVSENAASLGIDPAAIAVFGVSGGGALAAATCLMARDRKSPAVPIKAQMLYSPLLDDRCESLADQQFEYGNPAPTNWLRAIWDHILGDERGSENVTPYQAPARETDLSNLPPAYIDAGECEVFRDVAVAYATNLWRCGSTCELHIWPGAFHGFDMMDDPQIPLINIANKAKANWFKRVLTTETKPTTPTIAHAG; this is translated from the coding sequence ATGAACTACCCTTATCCCTACTCGCAAGCAGCAGAGCTTGACAAGAGGATCCAAATTCCTCGACCTTGCTATGATGCGGCTCTCGCCCCAATGCTCGACTATGCTTCATTGCCTGAAGAGTTCAGTCTTGATTTGATGCGCGGTGTCGCAGCAGGTGAACAGGAATGCCCCCATGGTTCACACACCTACAATGCAGAGAGTGTGCTCAAAGACCAGCCTCACTTGACTCATGCTGAACATGTTGTCACTGGCCCTGACAATAACGACGTCATTCTCTCTGTGTTCACaccaaaagaaaaagcaaagtcACCTCGCCCAGCCTTGTACCACATACACGGTGGAGGCATGGTCAGCGGTGACAGATTCACTGCCTTGACCCAAGTGATCGACCTCCTGGCGGGTATCGATTGCGTTGTTGTTTCTGTCGAGCACCGTCTTGCACCTGAGACGCGTGCACCTGGTCCAGCTGAGGACTGTTACGCTGGCCTTGTATGGGTTTCCGAAAATGCAGCGAGCTTAGGGATTGATCCTGCAGCAATCGCAGTGTTCGGTGTCTCTGGTGGAGGCGCCCTAGCTGCTGCCACATGTCTCATGGCTCGAGACAGAAAGTCCCCAGCCGTGCCCATCAAGGCTCAGATGCTTTACTCACCTTTGCTTGATGATCGCTGCGAGAGCCTGGCGGACCAACAATTTGAGTACGGCAATCCTGCTCCTACAAACTGGCTTCGCGCAATCTGGGATCACATTCTTGGAGATGAACGTGGGTCTGAAAATGTCACTCCCTACCAAGCTCCCGCCAGAGAGACAGATCTTTCGAACCTTCCTCCAGCGTACATTGACGCCGGAGAATGCGAAGTCTTCCGCGATGTTGCTGTCGCCTACGCTACCAACCTGTGGCGTTGCGGATCTACATGCGAACTGCACATCTGGCCTGGAGCCTTCCATGGGTTCGATATGATGGACGATCCGCAGATACCACTGATCAATATTGCCAACAAAGCAAAGGCCAATTGGTTCAAGAGGGTCTTGACGACCGAGACCAAGCCAACGACTCCTACAATTGCCCATGCAGGATAG
- a CDS encoding hypothetical protein (SECRETED:SignalP(1-20)~CAZy:AA3_2~CAZy:AA3~CAZy:AA3_3~CAZy:AA3_1): MPTLQAITLAVFSGLQVATASSYPRAEEAKLRAEYDYVIVGAGASGLTVANRLTEDPAVTVLVIEAGDFDKNEDFMTIPGLAGGAVGTKYDWALEYPASESLNGRNISVPLGKVVGGSTKLNRMVYDRGSKSDYDRWAELGNSDWQWKSLLPYFKKNEKFTPPTAEIKRKYGVTVDPSAHGSSGFIHSTYSPFFWPTTKNFVQAAEELDISISVDQANGNAIGGYFCPHNTNPKTVTRSSAQDYYSAVSSRKNLQLLSGHQVTRVLTKKSGKSVTATGVEFAKSKDSKRSTIKTKKEVILAAGSIHTPQILQVSGIGDPALLSSIDVPVVVDLPAVGQNFHDHVLLAVISSINAPIQTGNLTSNATFAAEARAQYDSQKKGPYTSPTGDFLLFMPLSNYTSSASAISNKAKTQDGSKFLASGTPSEVIKGYKKQQKVLNEKLLDTNSAMLEIIWSDGAAILGLQHPYSRGSVKATSSDIFDSPIANPELLKNPLDVELLVEGVRFARKLSGAPSIKALNPLEILPGADVTSDIDIENFVRSSASTLFHPAGSCKIGSRSEGGVVDQKLRVYGISGLRIVDASIIPLLPATHTMTTVYAMAEKATDLIKQG; the protein is encoded by the exons ATGCCTACCCTTCAGGCTATCACTTTGGCTGTATTCAGCGGTCTACAGGTAGCTACTGCATCAAGCTACCCAAGAGCTGAAGAAGCCAAGCTACGTGCAGAGTACGATTACGTGATCGTTGGAGCAGGCGCTTCAGGACTCACTGTTGCCAACAGATTGACTGAAGATCCCG CCGTGACCGTGCTTGTCATTGAAGCCGGTGATTT CGATAAAAATGAAGACTTCATGACTATCCCCGGTCTTGCTGGTGGAGCAGTCGGTACTAAATACGACTGGGCACTCGAGTATCCTGCAAGCGAATCTTTGAACGGTCGCAACATCTCAGTCCCGTTAGGTAAAGTAGTCGGAGGATCGACCAAGCTGAACCGTATGGTCTATGATCGAGGATCAAAATCCGATTATGATCGCTGGGCTGAGCTCGGCAACAGCGATTGGCAGTGGAAGTCTCTTCTGCCTTACTTCAAAAAA AATGAGAAGTTCACTCCGCCTACAGCTGAGATCAAAAGAAAGTATGGAGTGACCGTTGATCCTTCTGCTCATGGATCTTCTGGCTTCATCCACTCCACTTACTCACCATTTTTCTGGCCCACCACGA AGAACTTCGTGCAGGCTGCAGAGGAACTCGACATCAGCATCTCTGTTGACCAAGCTAACGGCAACGCGATCGGAGGATACTTCTGTCCTCATAACACCAACCCCAAAACCGTCACACGCTCCTCTGCGCAAGACTACTACAGTGCTGTATCTAGCCGCAAGAATCTCCAGTTACTCTCAGGTCACCAAGTCACACGTGTTCTCACCAAGAAAAGCGGAAAGTCTGTCACAGCTACCGGCGTTGAG TTCGCAAAGAGCAAAGACAGTAAGAGGAGCACAATCAAAACCAAGAAGGAGGTCATTCTTGCTGCTGGCTCAATCCACACTCCTCAGATCCTTCAGGTCTCCGGTATTGGCGACCCTGCTTTGTTGTCCTCTATCGATGTTCCCGTCGTTGTTGATCTTCCTGCTGTTGGTCAAAACTTTCACGACCATGTTCTTCTCGCAGTTATCAGCAGCA TCAACGCACCCATACAAACTGGCAATTTGACGAGCAACGCTACATTCGCAGCTGAAGCCCGTGCTCAGTATGACAGCCAAAAGAAGGGACCTTACACTTCTCCCACCGGAGACTTCCTGCTTTTCATGCCTCTTTCAAACTACACAAGCTCTGCTTCGGCCATTTCCAACAAGGCCAAAACCCAGGACGGCTCCAAGTTCCTAGCCTCAGGAACTCCTTCCGAGGTTATCAAGGGCTACAAGAAGCAACAAAAGGTCCTCAATGAGAAGCTTCTCGACACAAACTCCGCAATGCTTGAGATCATCTGGAGCGACGGCGCTGCGATTCTGGGTCTTCAGCACCCATATTCTCGTGGATCAGTCAAGGCCACGTCTTCCGACATTTTTGACTCCCCCATAGCCAATCCTGAGCTTTTGAAGAACCCCCTCGATGTCGAGCTGCTTGTCGAAGGTGTCAGGTTTGCCCGAAAGCTCTCTGGTGCACCTTCAATCAAGGCTCTTAACCCATTAGAGATACTTCCTGGGGCTGACGTAACCAGCGATATTGATATTGAAAACTTTGTTCGCTCAAGTGCTTCAACTCTATTTCACCCAGCTGGTTCCTGTAAGATCGGTAGCCGCAGCGAGGGCGGTGTAGTTGACCAGAAACTTCGTGTGTACGGTATTTCTGGTCTGAGGATTGTTGATGCTAGTATCATACCTCTTTTGCCCGCAACCCATACCATGACCACTGTGTACGCCATGG